The following coding sequences lie in one Streptosporangiales bacterium genomic window:
- a CDS encoding phospholipid carrier-dependent glycosyltransferase, whose protein sequence is MATTQTRPAQTRDEPVRWAPGELAARIASRIPGSALLGWLGPIAVTLVAGVLRFWNLGNPHSIIFDETYYAKDSLSLLQYGVEHEYADKAEVVDKLLLGGNTDIFKENASFIVHPQVGKWMIAIGYLLVAFAKTTLQGEAFDWQAGVTPVGWRLSAAIVGTLAILVVARTARRMTRSTMLGCLAGLLLCLDGLEFVQSRIALLDIFLMFWILAAFACLVADRDRARRRLARLVEERGADLMGPFLGIRGWRIAAGVCLGLALGTKWTAIWYIAAFGLLTFFWDVGARRAAGIKRPFLAALKLDSPLAVVSIVVVSASVYVASWWSWFASDDGWDRNWTDESRFGVPAIVRNWWHYHVEIYNFHTGLTSHHDYQSSPWGWLLLARPVAYFYESPPGCGADNCSTAITGIGTPAIWWAAIPVILGMLWLWFARRDWRASAVLVGVVVGIAPWLQYPDRTMFFFYALPALPFIVLALTVAAGWALGPQPPPGQPASNRRVGGAIAAGAYVLLVAANFLYFLPIWTAQLITYASWGARMWLRTWI, encoded by the coding sequence GTGGCAACCACGCAGACGCGCCCCGCCCAGACGCGCGACGAGCCCGTCCGGTGGGCACCAGGCGAGCTCGCGGCCAGGATCGCCTCACGCATCCCCGGCAGCGCCCTGCTCGGCTGGCTCGGGCCGATCGCGGTCACCCTGGTCGCGGGGGTCCTGAGGTTCTGGAACCTCGGCAACCCGCACTCGATCATCTTCGACGAGACGTACTACGCCAAGGACTCGCTCTCGCTCCTGCAGTACGGCGTCGAGCACGAGTACGCCGACAAGGCCGAGGTCGTCGACAAGCTCCTGCTCGGTGGCAACACCGACATCTTCAAGGAGAACGCGTCGTTCATCGTCCACCCGCAGGTCGGCAAGTGGATGATCGCGATCGGGTACCTCCTCGTCGCGTTCGCCAAGACGACCCTGCAGGGGGAGGCGTTCGACTGGCAGGCGGGCGTCACACCCGTGGGCTGGCGCCTCTCGGCCGCCATCGTCGGCACCCTCGCGATCCTCGTCGTCGCCAGGACGGCACGGCGCATGACCAGGTCGACGATGCTCGGCTGCCTGGCCGGCCTCCTGCTCTGCCTCGACGGGCTCGAGTTCGTGCAGAGTCGCATCGCCCTGCTCGACATCTTCCTGATGTTCTGGATCCTGGCGGCGTTCGCGTGCCTCGTCGCCGACCGCGACCGCGCGCGACGAAGGCTCGCGCGCCTGGTCGAGGAGCGCGGGGCCGACCTCATGGGCCCGTTCCTCGGCATCCGCGGCTGGCGCATCGCCGCCGGCGTCTGCCTCGGCCTCGCACTCGGCACCAAGTGGACGGCGATCTGGTACATCGCCGCCTTCGGCCTCCTCACGTTCTTCTGGGACGTCGGCGCCCGGCGCGCGGCCGGGATCAAGCGGCCGTTCCTCGCGGCGCTCAAGCTCGACTCTCCCCTCGCGGTCGTCTCGATCGTCGTGGTCTCCGCCTCGGTGTACGTCGCGTCGTGGTGGAGCTGGTTCGCGTCGGACGACGGCTGGGACCGCAACTGGACCGACGAGTCGCGGTTCGGCGTCCCGGCGATCGTCCGCAACTGGTGGCACTACCACGTCGAGATCTACAACTTCCACACCGGCCTCACGTCGCACCACGACTACCAGTCCTCGCCGTGGGGGTGGCTGCTGCTCGCTCGTCCCGTCGCGTACTTCTACGAGTCACCACCAGGGTGCGGCGCCGACAACTGCTCGACCGCGATCACCGGCATCGGCACGCCCGCGATCTGGTGGGCGGCGATACCCGTGATCCTCGGGATGCTCTGGCTCTGGTTCGCACGCCGTGACTGGCGTGCCTCTGCCGTCCTCGTCGGCGTGGTGGTCGGCATCGCACCGTGGCTGCAGTACCCCGACCGCACGATGTTCTTCTTCTACGCCCTGCCCGCGCTGCCGTTCATCGTCCTCGCACTGACGGTCGCGGCCGGCTGGGCACTAGGCCCGCAGCCACCACCCGGCCAGCCCGCCAGCAACCGCCGCGTGGGCGGCGCGATCGCCGCCGGCGCCTACGTCCTGCTGGTGGCGGCGAACTTCCTATACTTCCTGCCCATCTGGACGGCACAGCTGATCACGTACGCCAGCTGGGGCGCCCGCATGTGGCTCCGCACCTGGATCTAG
- a CDS encoding NAD(P)H-binding protein: MSTEQMRKVCIVGASGKLGLYLVQHALDRGYEVVGVCRERSVSKLAAFADRITIVPGHTNDREVIRKAVAGCDDVLTVLAPWGVQQYSSGTAQAVLDHADPDARLVFSCGWHISRDGEDRYSWRFKASVRIGTWLARLVRAVEIDDQVEACRRIFAGDRRWTVVRGSDLEEGQSQGLPVWSRHVGDPVLASNLTRRVDFALFMVEALTDDTLVHEAPAIVGCLSPSALAHPGDGRSAEPAGCG; encoded by the coding sequence ATGAGCACGGAGCAGATGCGGAAGGTCTGCATCGTCGGCGCCTCGGGGAAGCTCGGGCTGTACCTGGTTCAGCACGCGCTGGACCGCGGCTACGAGGTCGTCGGCGTGTGTCGCGAACGCAGCGTCTCGAAGCTCGCCGCGTTCGCGGACCGGATCACGATCGTTCCCGGACACACGAACGACCGAGAGGTGATCCGGAAGGCGGTCGCCGGATGCGACGACGTGCTGACCGTGCTTGCGCCCTGGGGCGTGCAGCAGTACTCGTCGGGCACGGCGCAGGCGGTGCTCGACCACGCCGACCCAGACGCGCGCCTGGTCTTCTCGTGCGGCTGGCACATCAGCAGGGACGGCGAGGACCGGTACTCCTGGAGGTTCAAGGCGTCCGTCCGGATCGGCACCTGGCTGGCCCGCCTCGTGCGCGCGGTCGAGATCGACGACCAGGTGGAGGCGTGCCGGCGGATCTTCGCCGGCGACCGGCGGTGGACCGTCGTCCGTGGCAGCGACCTCGAGGAGGGCCAGAGCCAGGGTCTGCCCGTGTGGAGCCGCCACGTCGGCGACCCGGTCCTCGCGAGCAACCTGACGCGGCGCGTGGACTTCGCGCTGTTCATGGTGGAGGCACTCACCGACGACACGCTCGTCCACGAGGCGCCGGCGATCGTCGGGTGCCTCTCGCCCAGCGCGCTGGCCCACCCCGGCGATGGTCGATCCGCCGAGCCTGCCGGGTGCGGCTAG
- a CDS encoding TetR family transcriptional regulator — protein MVLADEKGAAGITMRAIAARLSVEAMSLYNYVTGREDILDGMVDAVFGEIDLPTSTMDWKEAMRDRAASSRTVLRRHPWAVALMDSRSKPGPATLRHHDSVLGALRAGGFSVAMAAHAFSVIDSYLYGFVIQELSLPFASSVELDEIAGDILRDLPTDAYPHLTELITEHALRPGYDYADEFEFGLSLILDALHPDEV, from the coding sequence ATGGTTCTGGCCGATGAGAAGGGTGCAGCCGGGATCACCATGCGGGCGATCGCCGCCCGGCTGAGCGTCGAGGCGATGTCGCTCTACAACTACGTGACCGGCAGAGAGGACATCCTCGACGGCATGGTCGACGCGGTGTTCGGCGAGATCGACCTTCCGACGTCGACCATGGACTGGAAAGAGGCCATGCGCGACCGTGCCGCCTCGTCGCGCACGGTGCTTCGGCGCCATCCCTGGGCCGTCGCCCTGATGGACTCCCGCAGCAAGCCCGGGCCGGCGACCTTGCGCCACCACGACTCCGTCCTGGGCGCCCTGCGAGCGGGAGGCTTCTCCGTCGCGATGGCCGCGCATGCCTTCTCCGTGATCGACAGCTATCTCTACGGGTTCGTCATCCAGGAGCTGAGCCTGCCGTTCGCGAGCTCTGTCGAACTCGACGAGATCGCAGGCGACATCCTGCGCGACCTGCCGACCGACGCCTACCCGCACCTCACCGAGCTCATCACCGAGCACGCCCTTCGGCCGGGCTACGACTACGCCGACGAGTTCGAGTTCGGCCTCTCCCTGATCCTCGACGCGCTGCACCCCGACGAGGTGTAG
- a CDS encoding MFS transporter, translating into MSTPPASAVHPTPPGARRRVVGAAVVGTIVEWYDFTLYGQAAALVFSQLFFPSFSPLAGTAAAFATYAVGFFARPLGGLVFSHFGDRIGRRPMLVLTLCLMGVATTLIGFLPTYATVGLWAPVLLVLLRLLQGAGAGAEYAGAVVMVAEHSSARRRGLAAAVPAAGTFVGILLATGTATMVSRLPDDALLSWGWRVPFWCSVVVVAVGIYLRRRVLESPEFESVKDQGTEHRLPLARLLRTQPRRVLLAMGTNFALNGYSYVLQVFFLTYITTQLGMAKSVGLTGLFIASAVAIVTIPLFGALSDRVGRRTVYVSGAVFATAFSLVLFPLLDTEIPWVIWLALTIGVAVGAASMFGAQGSFYAELFDTRSRYSGIAFVREVTGALIGGPTPFLATALLAVASGSPWPIVGYMVFTTVVSAVCAALLPETNPRDRRHEVEPAAERAS; encoded by the coding sequence ATGTCCACCCCACCTGCCTCAGCCGTGCATCCGACCCCGCCGGGCGCGCGGCGCCGCGTGGTCGGCGCCGCCGTCGTCGGGACGATCGTCGAGTGGTACGACTTCACGCTCTACGGTCAGGCCGCCGCGCTCGTCTTCAGCCAGCTGTTCTTCCCCAGCTTCAGCCCGCTCGCCGGTACGGCCGCGGCGTTCGCCACGTACGCCGTCGGGTTCTTCGCACGCCCACTGGGCGGACTCGTCTTCAGCCACTTCGGCGACCGGATCGGGCGCCGGCCGATGCTGGTGCTGACGCTGTGTCTGATGGGCGTGGCCACCACCCTCATCGGGTTCCTGCCCACCTACGCCACCGTCGGCCTGTGGGCGCCGGTCCTGCTCGTCCTGCTGCGCCTGCTGCAGGGCGCCGGGGCGGGCGCCGAGTACGCCGGCGCGGTGGTGATGGTGGCGGAGCACAGCAGCGCGCGCAGACGCGGCCTCGCGGCGGCCGTGCCCGCCGCCGGCACGTTCGTCGGCATCCTGCTCGCCACCGGCACCGCCACGATGGTGTCGCGGCTCCCCGACGACGCCCTGCTGAGCTGGGGCTGGCGGGTGCCCTTCTGGTGCTCGGTCGTGGTCGTCGCCGTCGGCATCTACCTGCGTCGCCGGGTGCTCGAGTCGCCGGAGTTCGAGAGCGTCAAGGACCAGGGCACGGAGCACCGGCTCCCGCTCGCTCGGCTGCTCCGCACCCAGCCGCGACGGGTGCTGCTCGCCATGGGCACGAACTTCGCGCTCAACGGCTACTCGTACGTGCTCCAGGTCTTCTTCCTCACCTACATCACCACCCAACTGGGCATGGCGAAGAGCGTCGGGCTCACCGGACTGTTCATCGCCTCGGCCGTGGCCATCGTCACGATCCCGCTCTTCGGCGCGCTGTCCGACCGGGTCGGCCGGCGGACGGTGTACGTCTCCGGCGCCGTGTTCGCCACCGCCTTCTCGCTCGTGCTCTTCCCGCTGCTCGACACCGAGATCCCGTGGGTGATCTGGCTCGCCCTGACCATCGGGGTCGCCGTCGGCGCGGCGTCGATGTTCGGGGCGCAGGGGTCGTTCTACGCCGAGCTGTTCGACACCAGGTCCCGGTACAGCGGCATCGCGTTCGTCCGCGAGGTCACCGGCGCCCTCATCGGCGGACCGACACCGTTCCTCGCGACGGCGCTGCTGGCCGTCGCGAGCGGCAGCCCGTGGCCGATCGTCGGGTACATGGTGTTCACGACCGTCGTGTCCGCCGTCTGCGCGGCGCTGCTGCCCGAGACGAACCCTCGTGACCGCCGCCACGAGGTCGAGCCGGCCGCGGAGCGTGCGTCGTGA
- a CDS encoding glucose 1-dehydrogenase: protein MTGARLAGKVAVVTGGAQGIGEAVVEKFLAEGARVAFLDRDAERGHTVAARLGRDVAFHECDITARDQVDRALARVTEAHGRIDVLVNNAGVSAYFDAVDMTDAEWDSVFAVDLKGVWLCARGVLAGMREAGSGSIVNVSSIHARMTTTGMFPYAAAKAGVSGLTRSLALDEGPNGIRVNAVCPGYTRTQLVQEYIDRQPDPEAAERTIVGVHPLGRIATPAEIAAVCAFLASDEASFVTGAEVFVDGGLSAKFAS from the coding sequence GTGACGGGTGCGCGCCTCGCCGGCAAGGTCGCCGTCGTCACCGGCGGGGCGCAGGGTATCGGCGAGGCGGTCGTCGAGAAGTTCCTGGCCGAGGGTGCCCGCGTCGCGTTCCTCGACCGGGACGCCGAGCGCGGTCATACCGTGGCCGCGCGACTCGGCCGGGACGTCGCGTTCCACGAGTGCGACATCACGGCGAGGGACCAGGTCGACCGTGCCCTCGCCCGGGTGACGGAGGCCCACGGTCGGATCGACGTGCTGGTCAACAACGCGGGCGTCTCCGCGTACTTCGACGCCGTCGACATGACCGACGCCGAGTGGGACAGCGTGTTCGCGGTGGACCTCAAGGGGGTCTGGCTGTGCGCGCGCGGCGTGCTCGCCGGCATGCGCGAAGCCGGTTCGGGGAGCATCGTGAACGTCTCGTCGATCCACGCGCGGATGACGACGACGGGCATGTTCCCGTACGCCGCGGCGAAGGCGGGGGTCTCCGGCCTCACCCGCAGCCTCGCGCTCGACGAGGGGCCCAATGGCATCCGGGTCAATGCGGTCTGTCCCGGTTACACGCGGACGCAGCTCGTCCAGGAGTACATCGACCGGCAGCCCGATCCCGAGGCCGCCGAGCGCACCATCGTCGGCGTCCATCCGCTGGGTCGGATCGCGACACCCGCCGAGATCGCCGCCGTCTGCGCGTTCCTCGCCAGCGACGAGGCGAGCTTCGTGACGGGCGCCGAGGTGTTCGTCGACGGCGGTCTGAGCGCCAAGTTCGCAAGTTGA
- a CDS encoding MBL fold metallo-hydrolase produces the protein MEVAEGIHRIEAPFGDRVNATYLLAGTRAALLVDTTTKDTAATHIGGYLDRIDLDPHRLRYVVNTHSDWDHMAGNGAIRALAPDAVFCCHELDRPMIEDVDRMIDRRYGDFAADHGHDETDEAKAAVRAATETVPIDVGLTGGEVIDLGSGWRVTVLHTPGHSWGSISVHDPRSGAVVVGDAVLGDAVPTAAGAPAFPPTYRYLDTYLATIGLLTALAPRLLLTGHYPVYAADEAAEFLYLSRAFTDRVESALRAELAERSEPVTLRELTTVLGPRLGDWPVEATAALFFPLSGHVERLVAHGAVDTGRDADGHLTYRSAR, from the coding sequence GTGGAAGTCGCCGAGGGAATCCACCGGATCGAAGCGCCGTTCGGGGACCGGGTCAACGCGACCTACCTGCTCGCCGGCACGCGCGCCGCGCTGCTCGTGGACACGACGACCAAGGACACCGCGGCCACGCACATCGGCGGCTACCTCGACCGGATCGACCTCGACCCCCACCGGCTCAGATACGTCGTCAACACGCACTCGGACTGGGACCACATGGCCGGCAACGGCGCGATCCGCGCGCTGGCGCCCGACGCCGTGTTCTGCTGCCACGAGCTCGACCGGCCGATGATCGAGGACGTCGACCGGATGATCGACCGCAGGTACGGGGACTTCGCCGCCGACCACGGCCACGACGAGACCGACGAGGCCAAGGCCGCGGTGCGTGCCGCGACCGAGACCGTCCCGATCGACGTCGGGCTGACCGGCGGTGAGGTCATCGACCTCGGCTCGGGGTGGCGGGTGACGGTCCTGCACACGCCGGGACACTCGTGGGGCAGCATCAGCGTCCACGACCCGCGCTCCGGCGCGGTCGTGGTGGGCGACGCGGTCCTCGGCGACGCGGTGCCGACAGCGGCGGGCGCACCCGCGTTCCCACCCACGTACCGGTACCTCGACACCTACCTCGCCACGATCGGCCTGCTCACCGCGTTGGCACCCCGGCTGCTGCTGACCGGCCACTACCCCGTCTACGCCGCCGACGAGGCGGCGGAGTTCCTGTACCTGAGCCGGGCGTTCACCGACCGCGTCGAGAGTGCCCTGCGCGCCGAGTTGGCCGAACGGTCCGAGCCCGTGACGCTGCGCGAGCTCACGACGGTGCTCGGGCCGCGGCTCGGCGACTGGCCGGTCGAGGCGACCGCCGCGCTGTTCTTCCCGCTCTCCGGTCACGTCGAACGGCTCGTCGCGCACGGCGCCGTCGACACCGGTCGCGACGCGGACGGCCACCTCACGTACCGCAGCGCCCGATGA
- a CDS encoding DUF4432 family protein — MITLDNGLLTVRVAPERGAEIRFLGAPGGPNLLFHQPTATPLRESNSTGYGSTEGDWLSEYRGGWQELFPNAGAPCQVQGVPLPFHGEASSARWEVVEADATTAVLRTPARLPLVLERRMRLDAERAVLTVEETVTNESALTVPYVWGHHPAFDAVEGARLDLPGATARVPADYDPPLNDLRPDTTSPWPLVAAKAGGEIDLRAVPGGPRERVVYLTDLAAGWAALRRPGDGCGVALAWDLATFPHAWLWTEIGGPDFPWYGRSRIVALEPASSWPNDGLAAAIERGRHHRLGPHERHSTWLTVSLFGADTRPVTHVDRDGGVDVHNPEE, encoded by the coding sequence ATGATCACGCTCGACAACGGCCTCCTCACCGTGCGGGTCGCACCGGAACGCGGTGCGGAGATCCGCTTCCTCGGCGCTCCCGGCGGGCCGAACCTGCTCTTCCACCAGCCGACGGCCACGCCGCTGCGGGAGAGCAACTCGACGGGGTACGGCTCGACGGAGGGCGACTGGCTCTCGGAGTACCGCGGCGGGTGGCAGGAGCTGTTCCCGAACGCGGGTGCGCCCTGCCAGGTGCAGGGCGTGCCGTTGCCGTTCCACGGTGAGGCGTCGAGCGCGCGGTGGGAGGTCGTCGAGGCCGACGCGACCACGGCGGTGCTCCGCACGCCGGCCAGGCTGCCGCTCGTCCTCGAGCGCCGGATGCGGCTCGACGCGGAGCGCGCGGTGCTGACCGTCGAGGAGACCGTCACGAACGAGTCGGCGCTCACCGTCCCGTACGTGTGGGGGCACCACCCGGCGTTCGACGCCGTCGAGGGCGCGCGGCTCGACCTGCCCGGCGCGACGGCACGGGTGCCCGCCGACTACGACCCGCCACTGAACGACCTGCGACCGGATACGACGAGTCCGTGGCCGCTGGTCGCCGCCAAGGCCGGCGGCGAGATCGACCTGCGCGCCGTGCCGGGCGGCCCCCGCGAACGCGTCGTCTACCTGACCGACCTGGCCGCCGGCTGGGCCGCGCTGCGGCGTCCCGGCGACGGGTGCGGAGTCGCGCTCGCCTGGGACCTCGCGACGTTCCCGCACGCGTGGCTGTGGACCGAGATCGGCGGGCCCGACTTCCCCTGGTACGGCCGGTCGCGCATCGTCGCGCTCGAACCTGCCTCGTCGTGGCCGAACGACGGACTCGCGGCCGCGATCGAACGAGGCCGCCACCACCGACTCGGCCCGCACGAACGGCATTCGACCTGGCTGACCGTGTCGCTGTTCGGCGCCGACACGCGTCCCGTGACCCACGTCGACCGCGACGGCGGCGTCGACGTCCACAACCCCGAGGAGTGA
- a CDS encoding substrate-binding domain-containing protein yields the protein MRRARTLQVALAAGALVVASTACAADAESADAKAKMALLLRSQGGTTYFQQVAKGARAEAKKLGADLTVQFTNSSDEQLSAVDTVISSGAKGIIVTIQDPSIGPSVATKAKAGDVALLASSDPFDDTAGKAVPVVTLDAKKVGSDVGAEMAAQYEKAGWAKAGGTVKVASVELPKVSTCMDRTDGARSAFLKATPGFKKSDIVKLSYDGTLNSANDTMSSALNNHRDVDRWLVWSCNDEGVVGALTALTNGGIGADRLLGVGLGANLACDQWDKGKGTGLVSAIALDPADNGRMSVRAMYNLLAKDKALPPVTIFPGELVTPDTPRAELPC from the coding sequence ATGCGGCGAGCTCGAACCCTTCAGGTGGCACTGGCCGCCGGCGCGCTTGTCGTCGCGTCGACGGCCTGCGCGGCCGACGCGGAATCGGCGGACGCGAAGGCGAAGATGGCCCTGTTGCTGCGGTCGCAGGGCGGCACCACGTACTTCCAGCAGGTGGCGAAGGGAGCGCGCGCGGAGGCGAAGAAGCTCGGCGCCGACCTCACCGTCCAGTTCACCAACAGCTCCGACGAGCAACTGTCGGCCGTCGACACGGTGATCTCCTCGGGAGCCAAGGGGATCATCGTGACCATCCAGGACCCGTCGATCGGCCCGTCGGTCGCGACGAAGGCCAAGGCGGGCGACGTGGCCCTGCTCGCCAGCTCCGACCCGTTCGACGACACGGCCGGCAAGGCCGTCCCGGTCGTCACGCTCGACGCGAAGAAGGTCGGCAGCGACGTCGGCGCCGAGATGGCCGCGCAGTACGAGAAGGCGGGCTGGGCGAAGGCCGGCGGCACGGTCAAGGTGGCGTCGGTCGAGCTGCCGAAGGTGTCGACGTGCATGGATCGCACTGACGGCGCCCGCTCGGCGTTCCTGAAGGCGACGCCCGGGTTCAAGAAGTCCGACATCGTGAAGCTGAGCTACGACGGCACGCTGAACTCGGCGAACGACACCATGAGCTCGGCGCTCAACAACCACCGCGACGTCGACCGCTGGCTCGTCTGGTCGTGCAACGACGAGGGCGTCGTCGGCGCGCTGACGGCGCTGACCAACGGCGGCATCGGAGCCGACCGGCTGCTCGGTGTCGGCCTCGGCGCCAACCTCGCGTGCGACCAGTGGGACAAGGGCAAGGGCACCGGCCTCGTCTCCGCGATCGCCCTCGACCCCGCGGACAACGGCCGGATGTCCGTCCGCGCCATGTACAACCTGCTGGCGAAGGACAAGGCGCTGCCACCGGTGACGATCTTCCCCGGCGAGCTCGTCACGCCGGACACCCCGCGCGCCGAGCTGCCGTGTTGA
- a CDS encoding ATP-binding cassette domain-containing protein has translation MLTAPVRAPALALRGIGRSFPGVRALDDVTIEVRAGEVLALVGENGAGKSTLLRILSGDQQPDEGELRLPSGPVRFGSPRDARAAGVRVVSQEPELVDPLSVAENVFLGQVARASGGRLVRRRDLHRRTAEILDRYGFAGDLDPQAIAADLSPSQRQLVEIVRALHEGATVLALDEPTSSLSEREADRLLGTVERLRRDGVAIVYVSHRLRETLRLADRVAVLRDGRLVATEDAAALSEADVVRLMVGRPLTAVFDRPEPPALGDVRLRVEHLSAPGLHDVGLTVRAGEIVGLAGLVGAGRTRLARALYGELPLTGGRVEVDGRPVRLRHPRDAMAAGICRTPEDRKGDGLVMVRSVRENVTLAILKRLSTFRFVRRRAERTVVADLTASLRVKAPSMDHPVATLSGGNQQKVVLARALAAAPRVLVLDEPTRGVDVGAKAEIYQLVFRLARDGLAVVVVSSELPEVLGLADRILVLAGGRITGELSRDDATEERVLALAMPAEDAASGSDR, from the coding sequence GTGTTGACCGCTCCGGTACGCGCCCCCGCGCTCGCGCTCCGGGGCATCGGCAGGAGCTTCCCCGGTGTGCGGGCACTCGACGACGTGACGATCGAGGTGCGCGCCGGGGAGGTCCTTGCCCTCGTCGGTGAGAACGGTGCGGGAAAGTCGACGCTGCTGCGCATCCTGAGCGGCGACCAGCAGCCGGACGAGGGCGAGCTGCGGCTGCCGTCCGGGCCGGTACGGTTCGGCTCACCACGAGACGCCAGGGCGGCAGGCGTGCGGGTCGTGTCCCAGGAACCCGAGCTGGTCGACCCGTTGAGCGTCGCGGAGAACGTGTTCCTCGGTCAGGTCGCGCGGGCGTCGGGCGGCCGGCTGGTCCGGCGGCGCGACCTGCACCGGCGTACCGCGGAGATCCTCGACCGGTACGGCTTCGCGGGCGACCTCGACCCGCAGGCGATCGCGGCCGACCTCTCGCCGTCGCAGCGGCAGCTCGTCGAGATCGTGCGGGCCCTGCACGAGGGGGCGACCGTGCTCGCACTCGACGAGCCGACGTCGTCGCTGTCGGAGCGGGAGGCCGACCGCCTGCTCGGCACCGTCGAGCGGCTGCGCCGCGACGGCGTCGCCATCGTCTACGTCTCCCACCGGTTGCGCGAGACGCTGCGGCTGGCCGACCGAGTCGCCGTCCTGCGCGACGGGCGGCTCGTCGCGACCGAGGACGCGGCGGCACTGTCCGAGGCCGACGTGGTCAGGCTGATGGTGGGCCGCCCGCTGACGGCCGTGTTCGACCGGCCGGAGCCGCCCGCCCTCGGCGACGTCCGGCTGCGGGTCGAGCACCTGTCGGCCCCCGGGTTGCACGACGTGGGCCTCACCGTCCGCGCCGGTGAGATCGTCGGCCTGGCCGGACTCGTCGGCGCGGGACGCACCCGGCTGGCCCGCGCGCTCTACGGCGAGCTGCCGCTCACCGGTGGGCGGGTCGAGGTGGACGGCCGGCCCGTCCGGCTGCGGCACCCGCGCGACGCGATGGCGGCCGGCATCTGCCGGACTCCGGAGGACCGCAAGGGCGACGGTCTCGTCATGGTCCGCAGCGTGCGCGAGAACGTGACGCTGGCGATCCTGAAGCGACTGTCCACATTCCGGTTCGTCCGCAGGCGCGCCGAGCGGACCGTGGTCGCGGACCTGACCGCGTCGCTCCGGGTGAAGGCGCCCTCGATGGATCACCCGGTCGCCACGTTGTCCGGCGGCAACCAGCAGAAGGTCGTGCTCGCCAGGGCGCTCGCCGCCGCGCCGCGCGTGCTGGTGCTCGACGAGCCGACCCGCGGTGTCGACGTCGGCGCGAAGGCCGAGATCTACCAGCTCGTCTTCCGACTGGCCCGCGACGGTCTCGCGGTCGTCGTCGTGTCGTCTGAGCTGCCCGAGGTGCTCGGGCTGGCCGACCGGATCCTCGTCCTCGCCGGTGGCCGGATCACCGGCGAGCTGTCCCGCGACGACGCCACCGAGGAACGAGTCCTCGCCCTCGCGATGCCGGCCGAGGACGCGGCGTCAGGGAGCGACCGGTGA
- a CDS encoding ABC transporter permease has product MTARAGHRLVRAIGGQNLSLLIALGLLIAVIGVQRPNFFLLTNMISIGVSVALLGLVSLAQTVTILSGGLDISIGAVVGLASVTAAIGAATGTAYGVAIGLVTGLAAGLVNGLLILVGRVNPIITTLATFSAFQGLTFIAARGEAIGVADAAFLWLGSGRILGIPFPLLVLVAGAVAFHVLLTYTDIGRGVYAMGGNPAAARLAGIRLPRYTLAIYALAGLVAGLAGVLLTARSGAGVADSGAPNLSLQSITAALLGGCALSGGRGSVAGTVLGVALLGVLQNGLVLLNVPQFYQLVAQGCLLVFAVMIQEYRGFRPLRRLRGPSTTPEEA; this is encoded by the coding sequence GTGACCGCGCGCGCCGGCCACCGCCTCGTCCGCGCGATCGGTGGACAGAACCTGAGCCTGTTGATCGCGCTCGGCCTGCTGATCGCCGTGATCGGCGTGCAACGACCGAACTTCTTCCTGCTCACCAACATGATCAGCATCGGCGTGTCGGTCGCGCTGCTCGGCCTGGTGTCGCTCGCGCAGACCGTCACCATCCTGTCGGGCGGCCTCGACATCTCCATCGGCGCCGTCGTCGGCCTCGCCTCCGTGACCGCGGCGATCGGCGCGGCGACCGGCACCGCGTACGGCGTCGCGATCGGGCTGGTCACCGGACTCGCTGCGGGCCTGGTCAACGGGTTGCTCATCCTCGTCGGCAGGGTCAACCCGATCATCACGACGCTGGCCACGTTCTCGGCCTTCCAGGGCCTGACGTTCATCGCCGCGCGCGGTGAGGCGATCGGCGTCGCCGACGCGGCCTTCCTCTGGCTGGGCAGCGGGCGCATCCTCGGCATCCCCTTCCCGTTGCTCGTGCTCGTCGCCGGCGCGGTCGCGTTCCACGTGCTGCTCACGTACACCGACATCGGCCGCGGTGTCTACGCGATGGGTGGCAACCCGGCCGCGGCACGGCTCGCGGGCATCCGCCTGCCGCGCTACACCCTCGCCATCTACGCGCTCGCCGGGCTCGTCGCGGGACTCGCCGGCGTGCTGCTCACGGCGCGGTCGGGCGCGGGTGTCGCCGACTCCGGCGCACCCAACCTGTCGCTGCAGTCGATCACCGCCGCGCTGCTCGGCGGCTGCGCGCTGTCCGGCGGGCGCGGCAGCGTCGCCGGCACCGTTCTCGGTGTCGCGCTGCTCGGCGTGCTGCAGAACGGCCTGGTGCTGCTCAACGTGCCGCAGTTCTACCAGCTCGTCGCGCAGGGCTGCCTGCTCGTGTTCGCCGTGATGATCCAGGAGTACCGGGGGTTCCGTCCGCTGCGCCGGCTGCGCGGCCCGTCCACCACACCGGAGGAGGCGTGA